Proteins encoded by one window of Methylovirgula ligni:
- a CDS encoding bifunctional folylpolyglutamate synthase/dihydrofolate synthase, translated as MSLLPSEGANEQSDLILERLLDLHPKKIDLSLGRLERLLRALGAPQEHLPPVIHVAGTNGKGSSIAFMRAILEAAGKSVHVYTSPHLVRFHERIRLGQKGGGRLVDDADLAAALSLCEKVNAGAPITFFEITTAAAFVLFSRNPADYLLLEVGLGGRVDATNVIDRPAACLITPVSMDHPEFLGATVPEIAREKAGILKHGVPAVLGFQQPEALKVLEARATEVGAPLQIAGQDFFIREEHGRLIYEDERGLIDLPLPRLAGRHQHQNAAGAIATLRLVEPDLGPSALETGLATTDWPARLQRLSKGNLVALAPAGTEIWLDGAHNEDGARVLAQAMADREEKAPRPLVLVTGTLAAKDTGAVLRAFKGLAQEVLAVPVHGEHAARTPADVAALANAEGVPAVACESVESALRFLTARKWALPPRVLIAGSLYLAGEVLRLNGTPPQ; from the coding sequence ATGAGCTTGCTGCCCTCCGAGGGTGCGAACGAGCAGTCGGATCTGATCCTCGAACGCCTGCTCGACCTGCATCCGAAGAAGATCGACCTGTCGCTCGGCCGCCTTGAGCGGCTGCTCCGCGCTTTGGGCGCGCCGCAGGAGCATCTGCCGCCGGTGATCCATGTCGCCGGCACGAACGGCAAGGGCTCAAGCATCGCCTTCATGCGCGCCATCCTGGAGGCGGCGGGCAAGAGTGTGCATGTCTACACCTCGCCGCATCTCGTGCGCTTTCACGAGCGCATCCGGCTCGGCCAAAAAGGCGGCGGCAGGCTTGTTGATGACGCCGATCTTGCCGCGGCACTGAGCCTCTGTGAAAAGGTCAATGCCGGCGCGCCGATCACCTTTTTCGAGATCACGACGGCGGCGGCCTTCGTACTCTTTTCCCGCAATCCAGCCGATTATCTTTTGCTCGAAGTCGGCCTTGGCGGCCGTGTCGATGCGACCAATGTCATCGACCGGCCGGCGGCGTGCCTTATCACCCCGGTGTCGATGGACCATCCGGAATTTCTCGGCGCGACAGTCCCCGAGATCGCCCGCGAGAAGGCCGGGATTCTGAAGCACGGCGTCCCGGCCGTGCTCGGCTTCCAGCAGCCGGAGGCGCTGAAGGTTCTGGAAGCGCGGGCTACGGAAGTCGGTGCCCCCTTGCAGATCGCGGGCCAAGATTTTTTCATCCGCGAGGAACACGGGCGCCTGATCTACGAGGACGAGCGTGGGCTGATCGATCTGCCTTTGCCGCGTCTTGCCGGGCGGCATCAGCATCAGAATGCCGCCGGGGCCATCGCCACGTTGCGCCTTGTCGAGCCGGACCTGGGGCCGAGCGCGCTTGAAACGGGCCTCGCGACCACGGACTGGCCGGCGCGCCTGCAGCGCCTGAGCAAGGGTAATCTCGTGGCTCTGGCGCCGGCGGGGACGGAAATCTGGCTCGACGGCGCGCATAACGAGGATGGCGCCCGTGTCCTCGCGCAGGCGATGGCTGACCGCGAGGAAAAGGCGCCGCGCCCGCTCGTGCTTGTCACTGGCACCTTGGCGGCGAAGGACACGGGTGCGGTTCTGCGCGCCTTCAAGGGGTTGGCGCAGGAGGTGCTCGCCGTTCCGGTGCATGGCGAACATGCGGCCCGTACGCCGGCCGATGTTGCGGCGCTCGCCAATGCCGAAGGCGTGCCGGCTGTCGCCTGCGAGAGCGTCGAATCGGCTTTGCGCTTTCTGACGGCGCGCAAATGGGCGCTGCCGCCGCGCGTATTGATCGCGGGCTCGCTTTATCTCGCGGGCGAGGTGTTGCGCCTCAACGGCACGCCGCCGCAATAG
- the pqqA gene encoding pyrroloquinoline quinone precursor peptide PqqA codes for MEEIMAWTAPVAVEVCVGMEITSYESAEI; via the coding sequence ATGGAGGAAATCATGGCCTGGACCGCTCCGGTCGCCGTCGAAGTTTGCGTCGGCATGGAAATCACCAGCTACGAGTCGGCCGAAATCTAA
- the pqqB gene encoding pyrroloquinoline quinone biosynthesis protein PqqB, producing MQIIVLGSAAGGGFPQWNCLCPVCQLAWNGDKRVKPRTQSSLAVSADGERWLLLNASPDLRQQIIATRQLHPHGASRQSPINAVFVTNGDVDHLTGLLTLREQQSFAVYGSKTTLAEVTGANIFGVLNRELVSFNEVELGEQVDTGLGLRVTPFAVPGKVPLYLETASLAIGAESETTVGLEITDGSKTLFYIPGCAEVTPKVQERLRNADLLFFDGTTFTDDEMVALGLSNKTAWRMGHVAMTGEKGSLVRLSDIGIRRKIFVHINNTNPVLIEDSPERAKAAAAGWEVSYDGMEVSL from the coding sequence ATGCAAATTATCGTCCTTGGCTCGGCAGCCGGGGGAGGCTTCCCGCAATGGAATTGCCTTTGCCCCGTCTGCCAACTCGCCTGGAACGGCGACAAACGCGTTAAACCGCGGACGCAATCGAGTCTGGCGGTGAGCGCGGACGGTGAACGCTGGCTTTTGCTCAACGCTTCGCCCGACTTGCGCCAGCAGATCATCGCGACGCGGCAATTGCACCCGCATGGTGCCAGCCGCCAGTCGCCGATCAACGCGGTCTTCGTCACCAATGGCGACGTCGATCATCTGACCGGATTGCTGACCTTGCGCGAGCAGCAGAGCTTCGCGGTCTACGGCAGCAAGACGACTTTGGCGGAAGTGACTGGCGCCAATATTTTTGGTGTACTCAACCGCGAGCTTGTGTCGTTCAACGAGGTTGAACTCGGCGAGCAGGTCGATACCGGGCTCGGGCTGCGCGTCACGCCCTTTGCCGTGCCGGGCAAGGTGCCGCTCTATCTTGAGACTGCATCGCTCGCCATCGGTGCCGAGAGCGAGACGACCGTTGGGCTCGAGATCACCGACGGTAGCAAGACGCTGTTCTACATTCCCGGCTGCGCCGAGGTGACGCCGAAAGTGCAGGAACGCTTGCGCAATGCCGATCTGCTTTTTTTCGACGGCACGACCTTCACCGACGACGAAATGGTCGCGCTGGGCCTGTCCAACAAGACGGCGTGGCGCATGGGCCATGTCGCGATGACCGGCGAGAAGGGCTCGCTGGTGCGGCTGTCGGACATTGGTATCCGCCGCAAGATTTTCGTCCATATCAACAATACAAATCCCGTCCTGATCGAGGATTCGCCGGAGCGCGCCAAGGCCGCGGCGGCGGGATGGGAAGTTTCTTACGATGGGATGGAGGTTAGTCTATGA
- the pqqE gene encoding pyrroloquinoline quinone biosynthesis protein PqqE, with protein MNAPQKIPEAIPAPVGILAELTHRCPLACPYCSNPVELDTREGELDTETWKRVFSESAAAGVLHAHLSGGEPASRRDLTEIVKHCHAVGLYTNLITSGVGINEARMHELADAGLDHVQLSIQDAEAESADRIGGYKGGFARKMDVAKWVNEVGIPLTVNAVIHRANIARAGRMVEFAYELGARRVEIAHTQYYAWAYLNRQALMPSRAQTEKAVAEVEALRKVYAGKIVIDHVVPDYYAKYPKACMGGWAKRTLNVTPHGKALPCHAAETIPGLEFWNVRDHSISDIWFNAPAFNAFRGEDWMVEPCRSCPRKSQDHGGCRCQAMALTGDARNADPICHLSPFHDKVAAIAATFEEVDANVPVGDYVYRTLKAPAPAA; from the coding sequence ATGAACGCGCCACAGAAGATTCCCGAGGCAATCCCCGCGCCGGTCGGCATTCTGGCCGAGCTGACGCACCGCTGCCCGCTCGCCTGTCCTTATTGCTCGAACCCGGTCGAACTCGACACGCGCGAGGGCGAACTCGATACGGAGACGTGGAAGCGCGTCTTCTCGGAATCGGCGGCGGCCGGCGTTCTGCACGCGCATCTTTCCGGCGGCGAGCCGGCCTCGCGCCGCGATCTCACCGAGATTGTCAAGCATTGCCACGCTGTCGGCCTCTATACGAACCTGATCACCTCGGGCGTCGGCATTAATGAAGCGCGGATGCACGAGCTTGCCGATGCGGGACTCGATCACGTCCAGCTTTCGATCCAGGACGCGGAGGCCGAATCGGCGGATCGAATCGGCGGCTACAAGGGCGGCTTCGCCCGCAAGATGGACGTCGCCAAATGGGTGAACGAGGTCGGCATTCCGCTGACCGTCAATGCCGTCATCCATCGAGCCAATATCGCCCGCGCCGGCCGGATGGTCGAATTCGCCTATGAGCTTGGCGCCCGCCGCGTCGAGATCGCGCATACGCAATATTACGCCTGGGCCTATCTCAACCGGCAGGCGCTGATGCCCTCGCGCGCCCAGACCGAGAAGGCTGTGGCCGAGGTCGAGGCTTTGCGGAAGGTCTATGCCGGCAAGATCGTCATCGATCATGTCGTGCCGGATTATTATGCCAAATATCCCAAGGCCTGCATGGGCGGCTGGGCCAAGCGGACGCTGAACGTCACCCCCCACGGCAAAGCTTTGCCCTGTCATGCCGCCGAGACCATTCCGGGTCTCGAGTTCTGGAATGTGCGTGATCATTCGATCAGCGACATCTGGTTCAATGCCCCGGCTTTCAACGCCTTCCGTGGCGAGGACTGGATGGTCGAGCCGTGCCGTTCCTGCCCGCGCAAGAGCCAGGATCACGGTGGCTGCCGCTGCCAGGCGATGGCGCTGACGGGCGATGCGCGCAATGCCGACCCCATCTGCCACCTGTCGCCCTTCCATGACAAAGTGGCCGCGATTGCCGCGACTTTCGAGGAAGTCGATGCAAATGTCCCGGTCGGAGACTATGTCTATCGCACTCTGAAGGCGCCGGCCCCGGCGGCGTGA
- a CDS encoding SDR family oxidoreductase, whose translation MQGKTVVITGATSGIGEIAAIDLAAKGARIVFVARDRKRGEATLAKLNAKAPGLSHKVHYADLSLLAEQKRVAAEIAAAEPRVDVLINNAGAAFAQRQLTADGFELTFALNHLSYFVITAGLRERLLGSTPARIVSTSSDAHRGMKVDLDDLQTAKSYTSIKAYGRSKLENILFTRELARRLRGTGVTANCLHPGVVATRFGHSSGGVIQPLLKAVQIFAISPEKGAETIVYLASSPEVANVSGEYFYKNKIAKTSPTASDTALAAGLWKKTVELTGVDWPEPAALRAAS comes from the coding sequence ATGCAAGGTAAAACTGTAGTTATCACGGGTGCGACTTCCGGCATCGGCGAGATCGCGGCGATCGATCTGGCAGCCAAGGGAGCGCGGATTGTCTTCGTCGCCCGCGACCGCAAGCGCGGCGAGGCGACGCTCGCCAAGCTCAACGCCAAGGCGCCCGGGCTTTCGCATAAAGTTCATTATGCCGATCTGTCGCTGCTGGCGGAGCAGAAGCGCGTCGCCGCCGAGATCGCCGCCGCCGAGCCGCGCGTCGATGTGTTGATCAACAATGCCGGCGCCGCCTTTGCGCAGCGGCAACTCACGGCGGATGGATTCGAGCTGACCTTCGCGCTCAACCATCTTTCGTATTTCGTCATCACGGCAGGGTTGCGGGAACGGTTGCTTGGCTCGACACCGGCACGGATCGTCAGCACGTCGTCGGATGCCCATCGCGGCATGAAAGTCGATCTCGACGATCTGCAGACGGCGAAAAGTTATACGAGCATTAAGGCCTATGGCCGCTCGAAGCTCGAAAACATTCTCTTCACGCGCGAACTGGCGCGGCGCCTGCGCGGCACTGGAGTCACCGCCAATTGCCTGCATCCCGGGGTCGTCGCGACACGTTTCGGCCATTCGAGCGGGGGAGTCATCCAGCCGCTTTTGAAGGCCGTGCAGATTTTTGCGATTTCACCGGAAAAGGGCGCCGAGACCATCGTCTATCTCGCCTCTTCGCCCGAGGTCGCGAATGTCAGCGGCGAATATTTCTACAAGAACAAGATCGCCAAAACCTCGCCTACTGCGAGCGACACGGCACTCGCGGCTGGATTGTGGAAGAAGACAGTCGAGCTTACCGGCGTCGACTGGCCGGAGCCGGCGGCGCTTCGCGCGGCCTCTTAA